The following proteins are encoded in a genomic region of Rhodoferax aquaticus:
- a CDS encoding TRAP transporter small permease subunit: protein MFALLKISTGIDWVSEKLGLLASWTVLFAALISAGNAFVRYGLEITSNGWIEIQWYLFAYTVMVGAPIVLKLNEHVRVDLIYGKLRGNKPVYVDLFGLAVFLLPVITLLTYLSAKYFWGIYVSGEMSQNAGGLIRWPAVLAMPLGFAMVWIQGVSEIIKRVAYLMGKYEMDTHYEKPLQ from the coding sequence GTGTTTGCACTTCTCAAAATCTCCACCGGCATTGACTGGGTCAGCGAAAAGCTAGGTCTGCTAGCCTCTTGGACCGTGTTGTTTGCGGCGCTCATCAGCGCAGGCAACGCCTTCGTCCGTTATGGGCTGGAAATCACTTCCAACGGCTGGATTGAAATTCAGTGGTACTTGTTTGCCTACACCGTCATGGTGGGCGCACCCATTGTGCTCAAGCTCAACGAACATGTGCGCGTCGACCTGATCTACGGCAAGTTGCGTGGCAACAAACCTGTGTACGTAGACCTGTTTGGTTTGGCAGTGTTTTTACTGCCCGTGATCACCTTGCTGACCTACCTTTCCGCTAAATACTTTTGGGGCATTTATGTCTCAGGCGAAATGTCGCAAAACGCCGGCGGCCTGATTCGTTGGCCCGCAGTGTTGGCCATGCCCTTGGGCTTTGCCATGGTGTGGATTCAAGGGGTGTCAGAAATCATCAAGCGTGTTGCTTACTTGATGGGCAAGTACGAGATGGACACCCACTACGAAAAGCCTTTGCAGTAA
- a CDS encoding TRAP transporter large permease, with protein MQMDHFPPIMFAGLVIIMLIGFPVAFSLAALGLASGFYAIEMGWFPAAFMGNLPISLFSILNNELLLAIPFFTFMGTILEKCGLAEDMLDSMGQLFGPVRGGVGYSVIIVGFILGAITGTVAGQVIAMALISLPVMMKYNYNMRYATGVLAASGTITQLVPPSLVLVVLADQLGKPVGDMYKGAWGPSILQVLMFAAYTFALSRIKPDYLPGIPKTERSLDGWALWSKCLRGIIPSALLIFAVLGSMGGLPGQDTAIATPTEAGAMGVVGALLLAALSKRLTPALIWEAMSGTMRLTAMVVFILIGSRVFSQVFQGVDGAVWVEHLLTGLPGGQIGFLIVVNIFVFFLAFFLDFFEIAFIIVPMLAPVADKMGIDLIWFGVLLCVNLQTSFMHPPFGFALFYLRGIADTLFKDKRIPEPVKSNDIYLGAIPWVIMQIILVVVVIFVPQSVTMFLDEKVVVDVDKVVIEMPQDEMAPKAELKAGELPAAADAEQSTSAADKAAEDEQKKIDELFKK; from the coding sequence ATGCAAATGGATCACTTCCCGCCCATCATGTTTGCGGGCCTCGTCATCATCATGTTGATCGGCTTTCCGGTCGCGTTCTCGCTAGCGGCACTGGGGCTTGCCAGCGGGTTCTACGCGATTGAGATGGGCTGGTTCCCGGCCGCCTTCATGGGCAATCTGCCGATCTCTCTGTTCTCTATTTTGAACAACGAGTTGTTGCTTGCCATTCCGTTCTTCACCTTCATGGGCACGATCCTCGAGAAGTGCGGTCTAGCGGAGGACATGCTCGACTCCATGGGCCAGTTGTTCGGCCCCGTCCGTGGTGGGGTCGGCTACTCGGTGATCATCGTCGGCTTTATTCTGGGCGCCATTACCGGTACGGTTGCGGGCCAGGTGATTGCCATGGCGCTGATTTCATTGCCGGTGATGATGAAGTACAACTACAACATGCGCTATGCCACTGGCGTATTGGCTGCCTCCGGCACGATTACGCAATTGGTACCGCCTTCACTGGTGCTGGTTGTGTTAGCTGACCAACTGGGCAAACCAGTGGGCGACATGTACAAGGGTGCTTGGGGCCCCTCAATCCTGCAAGTGCTGATGTTTGCGGCTTACACCTTTGCGTTGTCACGCATCAAACCAGACTACCTGCCAGGCATTCCCAAAACGGAGCGCTCCTTGGATGGCTGGGCTTTGTGGTCCAAGTGCCTGCGCGGGATCATTCCCTCGGCACTGCTGATATTCGCGGTGCTGGGATCTATGGGCGGCCTGCCAGGCCAAGACACTGCAATTGCGACCCCGACCGAAGCCGGTGCCATGGGTGTCGTGGGCGCGCTTTTGCTCGCTGCCCTGTCCAAACGACTGACCCCCGCCCTGATTTGGGAAGCCATGTCAGGCACCATGCGCCTAACCGCCATGGTGGTATTCATCTTGATTGGCTCCCGTGTCTTCAGCCAAGTGTTCCAAGGTGTGGATGGTGCCGTGTGGGTGGAGCATTTGCTCACGGGCTTGCCCGGTGGCCAAATCGGCTTCTTGATCGTGGTGAACATTTTTGTGTTCTTCTTGGCGTTTTTCTTGGACTTCTTCGAGATCGCCTTCATCATCGTGCCCATGTTGGCCCCAGTGGCTGACAAGATGGGCATTGATCTGATTTGGTTCGGCGTCTTGCTGTGCGTGAACCTGCAAACCAGCTTTATGCATCCGCCGTTTGGTTTTGCGCTGTTTTACTTACGTGGTATTGCAGACACTCTGTTCAAGGACAAGCGCATCCCGGAGCCCGTAAAGTCCAATGACATTTACCTCGGAGCCATTCCATGGGTCATCATGCAGATCATTTTGGTGGTTGTGGTGATCTTTGTGCCGCAGTCGGTGACCATGTTCCTCGATGAGAAAGTGGTAGTGGATGTGGACAAAGTCGTGATTGAAATGCCACAAGACGAGATGGCACCCAAAGCCGAACTGAAGGCCGGTGAGCTTCCTGCGGCTGCTGACGCAGAACAAAGCACCAGCGCTGCCGACAAAGCGGCAGAAGACGAGCAAAAGAAGATTGACGAGCTGTTTAAGAAGTAA